In Sodalis ligni, a single genomic region encodes these proteins:
- a CDS encoding PLP-dependent aminotransferase family protein produces the protein MTRYDQLAGIIGERIEQGLYTCGERLPSVRTLSQEHEVSISTVQQAYRVLEERQLIEARPKSGYFVSQQHELAALPAMSRPAQRPVEISQWDLVLKLLRADPEDGMVHLGIGMPDISSPTLRPLMKALSRIALQPDLRGMAYGDICGAPALREQIARLLVDSGNLLSWEDIMITSGCHEALSIAIHALCQPGDIVAVDSPSFHGVTQTLKAFGIKALEIPTDPVTGISLEALELALEQWPIKAIQVTPNCNNPLGYIMPDSHKQALLTLAQGYDTPIIEDDVYGDLAYRYPRPVTIKSLDEDGRVLLCSSFSKTLAPGLRIGWIAPGRYMEQATHMKYISTGATALQPQLAVAEFVRQGGYQKHLRRMRAHYQHNCDIMTGWIKTYFPPETRVSRPQGSFLLWIEMPEHFDSLRLNRQLDQVGVQIAVGPIFSASGKYRHCMRLSYALALTPAIEQAVKTIGNAVKRQLDEVNA, from the coding sequence ATGACACGCTACGATCAATTGGCCGGCATTATCGGCGAGCGCATAGAACAGGGCTTATACACCTGCGGCGAGCGGCTGCCTTCGGTGCGTACCTTAAGCCAGGAACATGAAGTGAGCATCAGTACCGTTCAGCAGGCGTACCGGGTACTGGAAGAGCGGCAGCTGATCGAGGCGCGGCCGAAATCGGGCTACTTTGTCAGCCAGCAGCATGAATTAGCGGCGCTGCCGGCCATGAGCAGACCGGCGCAGCGACCGGTCGAGATCTCCCAATGGGATTTGGTGCTCAAATTGCTGCGGGCGGATCCGGAGGACGGCATGGTGCATCTGGGGATCGGCATGCCGGATATCAGCTCGCCGACCCTGAGGCCGTTGATGAAGGCCCTGAGCCGCATCGCGCTGCAGCCGGATTTGCGCGGCATGGCCTATGGCGATATCTGCGGCGCTCCCGCCCTGCGGGAACAAATCGCCCGCCTCCTGGTGGACAGCGGCAACCTGTTGTCATGGGAGGATATCATGATCACCTCCGGCTGCCACGAGGCGCTCTCCATTGCCATTCATGCCCTATGCCAGCCCGGCGATATCGTGGCGGTGGACTCGCCAAGTTTCCATGGCGTGACCCAGACTTTAAAAGCATTCGGCATCAAGGCGTTGGAAATCCCCACCGACCCGGTGACCGGCATCAGTCTGGAGGCGCTGGAGCTGGCTCTCGAACAGTGGCCGATCAAAGCCATTCAGGTAACGCCCAATTGCAATAATCCCCTGGGATATATCATGCCGGACAGCCATAAACAGGCGTTGCTGACGCTGGCGCAAGGCTACGATACGCCGATTATCGAAGACGATGTCTATGGCGATCTGGCCTACCGCTATCCCCGGCCGGTGACCATCAAATCCCTGGATGAAGACGGCCGGGTATTGTTATGCAGTTCGTTTTCCAAAACCCTGGCGCCCGGCCTGCGTATCGGCTGGATTGCCCCCGGCCGGTACATGGAGCAGGCAACCCACATGAAATACATCAGTACCGGCGCTACCGCGCTGCAACCGCAGCTGGCGGTGGCCGAGTTCGTGCGTCAGGGGGGATATCAGAAGCATTTGCGCCGGATGCGTGCCCACTATCAACATAACTGCGACATCATGACCGGTTGGATCAAGACCTATTTCCCGCCTGAAACCCGGGTAAGCAGGCCGCAGGGGAGCTTTTTGCTGTGGATTGAAATGCCGGAGCATTTCGATTCGCTGCGCCTGAACCGCCAATTGGATCAGGTGGGGGTGCAAATTGCGGTAGGGCCGATTTTTTCCGCATCCGGCAAGTACCGCCACTGCATGCGCCTGAGCTACGCGCTTGCCCTTACCCCCGCCATCGAACAGGCGGTTAAAACCATCGGCAACGCCGTGAAACGGCAATTGGATGAAGTTAACGCTTGA
- a CDS encoding DUF1127 domain-containing protein translates to MMKTLTKTFQAVPFSLPHRAVNPIPQPDTLFRRFMAWNHRRRNRAILMQLNDDQLKDIGLSREDVLHYGEK, encoded by the coding sequence ATGATGAAAACCCTGACAAAAACCTTCCAGGCCGTTCCTTTTTCATTACCACATCGCGCCGTGAACCCAATCCCGCAGCCTGATACGCTTTTCCGTCGGTTCATGGCCTGGAACCACCGTCGCCGCAATCGCGCCATTCTGATGCAATTAAACGACGATCAGCTGAAGGATATCGGGCTTTCCCGTGAGGATGTCCTGCATTACGGTGAAAAATAA